In the genome of Tsukamurella paurometabola DSM 20162, the window CGGGTCGAGCATGCCGACCCAGACGTACCCCTCACCGCGGCGGCGCACCTCCTCGATCGCTTCGACGTAGCTGAACCGGCCGGGAAGGCGCTCCCCATCGATGTAGACACCGCAGTCGACGACGGCTCGGGCGACCGGGACGGGAACCCGCGGAACGGCTGCGTCGCGGCGCGGTGTACCCGCCCGGGGTAGGGACGGCATCGAGGGCATGCGCTGATATTAGACCCGGCGAACGGCGTCCGCGGTGCGCACGGGCAGGCGGATGCCACACCTGCGCGCGGCGCCGGGTAGAAAGAGGGCGTGAGAAGTCCGATCCTGCGCCTCGGCGCCGCGACCCTGCTCGCGGCCTCCCTCGCCGGCTGCTCCGACGGAGGTGACGCCTCTGATCTCGGGCCGCGCGCCAGCACGGGAACCGTGACCTTGGCGACCGCCGACGACATCGCGTCCCGGATCGAGGGGGTGATCTACGCGAACGCGCTGCGTGGCATCGGCACACCGGTGGAGGTCCGGCTCGGCATCGGACCCGGCGACGCCGCGGTGGCGGCCGTGGAGCGCGGCGAGGTCACTGTCGCCCCGGCGCTCACCGGAGCGCTGTGGGATCGGTACCGGCCGGGAGTTCCGCAGCCGGCTGCCGAGAAGAAGGAGACCAAGGACGCGAAGGCGCAGTGGGATGCGCAGTTCGTCGCCGTAAGCGCGGTACTTCCCGAAGGGCTCGGCCTGGGCGATCCGACGCTCGCGCTGGATCAGCCGATGCTTTACACCCGCACGGGA includes:
- a CDS encoding glycine/betaine ABC transporter substrate-binding protein; this translates as MRSPILRLGAATLLAASLAGCSDGGDASDLGPRASTGTVTLATADDIASRIEGVIYANALRGIGTPVEVRLGIGPGDAAVAAVERGEVTVAPALTGALWDRYRPGVPQPAAEKKETKDAKAQWDAQFVAVSAVLPEGLGLGDPTLALDQPMLYTRTGGEPASLRDCEGLAGPVAVPRGSPADIAGRYGCAVGPVTVVDDDAAAAREVTDGRAGLAQLGTLSAAAQKLNQVADPDGAVPSRAVVPLFRRDGLTSQQNKRLSAIAGELTTIDLAAMVEKVRSGEKTVDEVTGQWAADHPLH